The stretch of DNA TTAACGTGAGAATATTCAAAGTATGGGTACAAGCTAGATACCATGTTAATGGcaaaaaatctatttagaaaACAAGGAAGGAGCAGAGAAATTTCGCAGAAATTTATATGGTTATGCACGATGAcaatagatgaagaaaagaagaacGAAAAGCGGGGGCTAAAGATCATCAAGGGTTTTTCTTCTCCCTTTCATCGTAAAAGTAGTGGAAGTTCCACTCACcaactaaaaataaagaaaacctcATTAATTAAGGAGAAATTCCAAGCTGATGATCAGGATTCAGGGCCAGAAGTTAAAACTAGATCAGCGTAACGACTACGGCAAAATTACTTTGGCATAACTGAACTCGGCAAGACCAAGTAATAAAGTACgggtaatattatatataattgtagaaTACATAAGTATTGTgtagttgttttaaaaaaaattaaatatattattaaaaaattaatatattttcatattaattttatatttatttatttttttaaagtaattatacgACGTTTACATACTCATAATTACAATTATAATTTCTCATCAAATATAGAAAGTAGGAATtaggcccttttttttttaattgttatcaATGGTAGGAGGCAAATAGTTTATTAACAACTCAACTTCTCGAAAAGTTACTATTACAGCTTACAGTTGTAGAGATATAGTTCATCTGATCTTACCCTTATAACAATATCTCCCCGGCcttttatcttttgaaaatgTAACTGGTGGGTGGATTTATCATGACTGGCCTGCTGCCTGTGCAGTGTGTCGAAATTATTCTGGCAGTAGCCTTTTCATTAGTCATATCATGATCCTGATCTCAGTCAAAGAGATCGAAAGTCATGAAGCTAGAGCAAGGTTTTTAGGATAATATTTGtcacatataatatttatcctccttcctatatatgcatgcatatattataaaaagtcCTACTCCAATTCCTGTCAAaacattatcatataatattatagaatgtcGAAAGCTAGCAATTCTATTTTCCTAATTACCAGCTTCTCTCCACTACTGATTTCTCACATGGCCGCCTTCCATAGAATGACCAGATCTTCTGCCATCTACGTACTTGAAATAAATCTACATATAATTGTGTAGTATGTAAATGtcgtacagtcattttgaaaaaaaaatattaaaatttattattaaaaaattaattttttttacatagatatcgtatttatttatttatttttaaataattatgcagCATTTACATATTCACaactataactataatttttcatgtttttctcTTTAACTTTCCTAGCAGATCAGAAAGGTTAGCAAAACTAGAAAGAACGAGGAAGGCGTCCTGATCATTCTCAGTTATCAtcctagttttgttttgttttgtttttttaactcGACCCATTCGACCACCACGGCAATGACACGGAAGAACACGCACATTTTCTGTTCAACGTTGTAAAATATGGTAAAAAGTGATAGGAAATAGTTGTTTATCGTATAAAGATAGGATAGTACTGCCTAACTAAAGCGGGTGCAtatattgaaagaaaataaatgggtAGGACCCAATAACTATTTTAGTCATGTTTGTAACTGCCTTGATGTTTTGGGTCTCGGCCATGTGACTTAGGTCATGAGAGAGCCCTACCCTgcttttttcatcttatttatagCTCTGATTATCACCATCCTTCCACACGACTTATGTACTAGTACTGATCGATCAACAACACTAGTACTATGAAGCCACAAGATTTTCGTGTCTCCTTCatctttgttcttcttctttgcaCTTCTCTAACATCTTCTCGTCTCCTAACACCAAAACGAGGTATAGCTCAAAGCTTCTTATAATTCTCACAACGTTTTCCTAGTCTTTATCAGATCATACATGATGAtcttaattattagatttttaagCTGATCATGAGGAactttatttattctaatttacAGGTGAAAAGGGGTTGAAGGTTGAAGGGATTAGTACTAATGCTGCTGGGTCATTAATAGATTTGGAAGATATTTCCAACGTAAATTAACTTATACTACCTTTCTCTCATGTGAAAATATCACTAATTTGGGTGGTTgatttttcctcaaatttatATGGGTGGCCTTTTTTTCTGCAGCTGATGGGATTAGAGGAGTGCGATGACAAAGATGATGAATGTTTGCATAGAAGGATGATTGCAGAGGCTCACTTGGATTATATTTACACCCAGCACCGTAAGCCGTAATTACAACCCATGCATTAATTAAGTTATACAGTACGCacttgatcatgatgatgatcagctCCTCCAAATTAAAGaagttttaatttagataaGAAATCCCCATATATGTAACTATTTACATCCAAGTACTTGGTTTGTATTTGATTGTGTGCTTCTAAacgtttatattatataatatgctttTATGATTAGCAGGTAATTAATTAgacttatatt from Juglans regia cultivar Chandler chromosome 4, Walnut 2.0, whole genome shotgun sequence encodes:
- the LOC109005154 gene encoding putative phytosulfokines 6, whose amino-acid sequence is MKPQDFRVSFIFVLLLCTSLTSSRLLTPKRGEKGLKVEGISTNAAGSLIDLEDISNLMGLEECDDKDDECLHRRMIAEAHLDYIYTQHRKP